In a genomic window of Aggregatimonas sangjinii:
- a CDS encoding SDR family NAD(P)-dependent oxidoreductase, translating into MSKNILLIGGSHGIGLSMARELSKTNNVYIASRTKDELGALDVTHIPFDALTDELDTSKLPEELHGFAYCPGSINLKPFKMMSMDTFNEDMQINFFSLVRCVKDIIPKMSDGASMVFFSTVAVGTGMPFHTSVAAAKGAIEGFAKSMAAEYAPKLRVNVVAPSLVDTPLAGRLLNNDKKKEMMAERHPLKRVGNASDIANIAIFLLGDESTWMTGQVVGVNGGIGSLNVT; encoded by the coding sequence ATGAGCAAAAACATACTACTAATTGGCGGTTCCCACGGTATCGGCCTTTCTATGGCCAGAGAACTATCCAAAACGAACAATGTATATATCGCCTCACGTACTAAAGATGAACTTGGCGCACTTGACGTCACACATATTCCCTTTGACGCCCTTACCGATGAGTTGGACACTTCCAAACTTCCGGAAGAATTGCACGGATTTGCCTATTGCCCGGGCAGTATCAATCTAAAGCCTTTTAAAATGATGTCTATGGATACCTTTAACGAGGACATGCAAATCAATTTTTTTAGTTTGGTGCGCTGTGTAAAAGATATTATCCCAAAAATGTCCGATGGCGCGAGCATGGTGTTCTTTAGTACCGTAGCGGTTGGTACGGGAATGCCATTTCATACAAGCGTGGCTGCCGCGAAAGGCGCAATTGAGGGCTTTGCCAAATCAATGGCAGCCGAATATGCACCTAAATTAAGAGTAAATGTTGTTGCGCCGTCCTTAGTGGATACACCGCTTGCCGGACGACTATTGAACAATGACAAAAAGAAAGAAATGATGGCCGAACGACATCCGCTTAAACGCGTGGGTAACGCTTCCGATATTGCCAACATCGCTATCTTTTTACTCGGTGACGAAAGCACGTGGATGACGGGACAAGTTGTCGGTGTAAATGGGGGCATAGGAAGTTTGAACGTTACATAG
- a CDS encoding SRPBCC family protein — translation MKLYQLHAIQSIPVSQQVAWDFLSNPANLANITPDDMGFTILSGADRPMFAGQIIQYKVSPFPFYSTKWVSEITHVKEGEYFVDEQRYGPYALWHHKHFIKAIDGGVEMEDIIDYKLPLGILGQLAHPLLVKNQLEQIFAFREQKLIELFGTIPGREKILKFKSF, via the coding sequence ATGAAGTTGTACCAACTACACGCTATACAGTCCATTCCCGTTTCGCAGCAGGTGGCATGGGATTTTCTCTCAAATCCCGCCAATTTAGCGAATATCACTCCCGACGATATGGGTTTTACTATTTTGTCCGGAGCTGATAGACCCATGTTCGCTGGACAAATCATTCAATATAAAGTAAGTCCTTTCCCATTTTACAGCACCAAATGGGTTTCGGAAATCACCCATGTGAAAGAAGGTGAATATTTTGTTGACGAGCAACGCTATGGGCCCTATGCGCTTTGGCATCATAAACATTTTATCAAAGCCATTGACGGCGGGGTTGAGATGGAGGACATCATCGATTATAAGCTACCTCTTGGTATACTTGGTCAACTCGCCCATCCCCTACTGGTAAAAAATCAACTTGAACAAATTTTTGCGTTTCGCGAACAAAAACTAATTGAACTTTTCGGTACCATACCGGGAAGAGAGAAAATTCTAAAATTTAAATCCTTTTAA
- a CDS encoding T9SS C-terminal target domain-containing protein → MKALLITYLLCVTFLLNAQTEVVQLGELPEEVYETSGLIVYNENLITHNDSGNAAELYEIDTLSLSVTRTVLISNAENVDWEDIDQDEDYIYIADFGNTLGTRQNLKIYRVAKTAYDASDAVTAEEIGFVYEDQTDFTDNGFSDWDAEALFVLDEQLIILTKQWQSNNTVAYSLAKTPGNHIAQRLDEYAINGLVTGATYNTQSQVLYIIGYNSLLRAFINRVENPTTTTIFSGSKGRLNTDIGFAQIEGITYTGANSYFISSERFSDAERGITLPSLLFSVTTNDTIPNEPEPEPEPDGDDPFVLFRQFDSHELRYHLNPDRPVLGWAIFDSSGRRVLFEDKNITEIAPIDISALHPAIYYFNLSLAGETIALPFAVD, encoded by the coding sequence ATGAAAGCGCTACTTATCACATATCTACTCTGTGTCACGTTTTTGCTTAACGCCCAAACGGAGGTTGTGCAACTTGGCGAGCTGCCCGAGGAGGTGTATGAAACTTCTGGGCTCATCGTATACAATGAAAATCTGATTACTCATAACGATTCCGGTAACGCGGCCGAACTCTACGAAATCGACACCTTGAGCTTGTCGGTGACACGCACGGTGCTTATCTCAAATGCGGAAAACGTAGATTGGGAAGACATCGACCAAGATGAAGATTACATCTACATTGCCGATTTTGGAAATACGCTAGGCACACGGCAAAATTTGAAGATTTATCGGGTCGCAAAGACTGCATATGACGCTTCTGACGCCGTAACTGCCGAAGAAATCGGATTTGTTTACGAGGATCAAACCGATTTTACCGACAATGGCTTTAGCGATTGGGATGCCGAGGCACTTTTCGTGTTGGACGAGCAACTAATCATTCTAACCAAGCAATGGCAATCTAATAATACCGTGGCCTATTCGCTAGCAAAGACTCCAGGGAATCATATCGCCCAGCGATTGGATGAATATGCCATAAACGGACTCGTAACTGGTGCCACCTACAACACGCAGAGCCAAGTACTGTATATAATAGGATACAACTCGCTTCTTAGGGCTTTTATAAATCGGGTGGAAAATCCTACTACAACCACAATTTTTAGTGGGAGCAAGGGAAGGTTGAATACCGATATCGGTTTTGCGCAGATTGAAGGAATTACCTATACCGGAGCAAATAGTTACTTCATTTCTTCTGAACGATTCAGTGATGCAGAACGCGGTATTACACTCCCGTCATTACTCTTCAGCGTTACCACCAATGATACCATACCGAATGAACCAGAGCCGGAACCAGAACCTGATGGCGACGACCCGTTCGTACTTTTTCGCCAATTCGATTCCCATGAGTTGCGCTATCATTTAAATCCAGATAGACCTGTTTTGGGTTGGGCTATTTTCGATAGTTCCGGAAGGCGTGTTCTTTTCGAAGATAAAAACATAACGGAGATTGCGCCCATCGATATTTCTGCCTTACATCCGGCCATCTACTATTTTAACCTCTCACTGGCAGGTGAAACGATAGCACTACCTTTTGCCGTTGATTAG
- a CDS encoding DUF2911 domain-containing protein, whose protein sequence is MKKLSLFVFALALAFSVQAQINTPAPSPAAKIEQKVGLTDVTVDYSRPSMRGRTIFGDLVPYDKLWRTGANGYTLVSFSDDVKIDGQDVKAGTYSVFTKPGKESWEVFFYTDTQGGGTPAEWDEAKVVAKTTAKVWPMEMPVETFTITIDDLHNGGATLGMLWEKAYVGVKFEVPTDEAVMKNIDQALGGPSANDYYAASVYYLEQGKDISKAKEWMDKSMSMTEEPRFWQLRQQSLIYAKAGDKKEAIATAKKSLEAAKAAGNDDYVKMNTDSLKEWGAM, encoded by the coding sequence ATGAAAAAATTATCACTTTTTGTATTCGCGTTGGCCCTTGCTTTTTCGGTGCAGGCGCAGATCAACACACCGGCACCTAGTCCTGCTGCGAAAATCGAGCAGAAAGTAGGCTTGACCGATGTGACCGTAGATTATTCACGTCCCTCTATGCGCGGACGCACCATTTTTGGCGATTTGGTACCTTATGACAAATTGTGGCGAACTGGAGCAAATGGCTATACCTTGGTCTCTTTTAGCGATGATGTTAAAATTGACGGTCAGGACGTTAAAGCAGGTACGTACTCCGTATTCACGAAACCCGGAAAAGAATCCTGGGAAGTTTTCTTTTATACCGATACGCAGGGCGGCGGTACTCCGGCCGAATGGGACGAGGCCAAAGTAGTTGCTAAAACTACGGCTAAAGTATGGCCGATGGAGATGCCAGTGGAAACCTTTACCATTACCATTGACGACCTTCATAATGGTGGTGCTACCTTGGGTATGCTTTGGGAAAAAGCCTATGTAGGCGTAAAATTCGAAGTACCGACCGATGAAGCTGTAATGAAAAATATCGATCAAGCTTTGGGCGGCCCTTCTGCTAATGACTACTATGCCGCATCGGTATATTATTTGGAGCAAGGGAAGGATATCTCCAAGGCCAAGGAATGGATGGATAAGTCCATGTCCATGACCGAGGAGCCTCGCTTCTGGCAATTGCGCCAACAATCGCTGATCTATGCAAAAGCTGGAGACAAGAAAGAAGCTATTGCCACTGCCAAAAAGTCTTTGGAAGCGGCAAAGGCGGCTGGTAACGACGACTACGTGAAAATGAATACCGACTCCTTAAAAGAATGGGGAGCGATGTAA
- a CDS encoding COG2426 family protein — protein MLKDILVAMLWSISPFGEAKVGIPYGMLQGANIYLVFVACLAANILVFPLMMFFLHSSNRQLLRWAPYKKAAFYIARRTKTNSGAKIKKYGFWGLLFFVMIPLPGTGVYVGSIATYLFRIETSKAFMANVIGIFFSSVIIWVMTLLTMKGMA, from the coding sequence ATGCTGAAAGACATCCTTGTAGCTATGTTGTGGAGTATTTCGCCATTTGGGGAGGCCAAAGTCGGTATCCCATATGGTATGCTTCAGGGTGCGAATATCTATCTGGTATTCGTCGCTTGTCTGGCGGCGAACATCTTAGTCTTTCCATTGATGATGTTCTTCCTGCATTCTTCCAACAGGCAGCTGCTCCGTTGGGCGCCCTATAAAAAAGCGGCTTTTTATATCGCGCGCAGAACCAAAACTAATTCAGGGGCCAAAATCAAGAAATATGGTTTCTGGGGCTTATTGTTCTTTGTGATGATTCCCTTGCCAGGAACAGGTGTGTATGTGGGCAGTATCGCAACCTATCTTTTTAGAATCGAGACCAGTAAGGCATTTATGGCGAATGTCATCGGCATTTTCTTCTCCTCCGTAATTATCTGGGTGATGACCTTATTGACCATGAAGGGGATGGCCTAA
- a CDS encoding sodium:solute symporter, with protein sequence MGALDWTILCGTLIFIVSYGVWKTQGSQNVDDYVRGGNKSPWWTIGLSVMATQASAITFLSTPGQAFHDGMGFVQFYFGLPLAMIVICLVFLPIYHKLKVYTAYEFLENRFDLKTRSLAAILFLIQRGLAAGITIFAPSIILSAILGWDLRLLNIIIGTLVIIYTVSGGTNAVSVTQKQQMFIIMGGMFITFFYILGYLPEDITFSKALKIAGASDKLNILDFSFDPKSRYTFWSGITGGFFLMLAYFGTDQSQVQRYLSGKSLRESQLGLIFNGILKIPMQFFILLVGVMVFVYYQYNPSPLNFNPSSTEKVMNSDYANDYKLLEEEQRNLEIEKRIAQNKFSGALELKDYNEIEAAKMHIIEINKKDRTNRDNAKALITKADDTAETNDKDYVFIHFILNNLPRGLIGLLLAVILSAAMSSTASELNALGTITALDVYKRNKGKIDLGEKHYVLASKGFTLLWGIIAILIACVANLFDNLIQLVNIIGSVFYGNVLGIFLLAFFLKFVKGNAVFFAAILTQLIIFIVFYFLIFIYPAGEEKLGYLWLNALGSVLVILLAIAFEGLDRMLGKPPAEAK encoded by the coding sequence ATGGGAGCACTCGATTGGACAATACTCTGCGGAACGCTCATATTTATTGTATCCTATGGTGTCTGGAAAACCCAGGGAAGCCAGAATGTAGATGACTACGTTCGGGGTGGTAACAAATCGCCCTGGTGGACCATTGGCCTCTCGGTAATGGCCACTCAGGCCAGCGCCATTACTTTTTTGTCGACGCCTGGCCAAGCTTTTCACGATGGCATGGGATTCGTTCAATTCTACTTCGGGCTACCCTTGGCCATGATCGTTATCTGCTTGGTTTTCCTCCCTATCTATCACAAGTTAAAGGTATATACCGCTTACGAATTTCTTGAAAATCGGTTCGACCTCAAAACGCGCTCACTGGCCGCCATCCTGTTTCTAATACAGCGGGGCCTTGCCGCAGGAATTACCATTTTCGCTCCGTCGATCATTCTCTCGGCGATATTGGGATGGGATTTACGCCTATTGAATATAATTATTGGCACATTGGTCATCATTTATACCGTTTCCGGTGGCACCAATGCAGTTAGTGTCACCCAAAAGCAACAGATGTTCATTATTATGGGTGGTATGTTCATCACCTTCTTTTATATCCTGGGTTACCTACCCGAAGACATTACCTTTAGCAAAGCACTTAAAATTGCAGGGGCGAGCGACAAGCTCAATATTTTGGATTTTAGTTTTGATCCCAAAAGTCGCTATACGTTCTGGAGCGGAATTACCGGTGGTTTCTTTTTGATGCTTGCCTATTTTGGAACGGACCAAAGCCAAGTGCAGCGCTACCTCTCGGGAAAATCGCTTCGGGAAAGTCAGTTGGGACTGATTTTCAACGGTATTTTAAAAATTCCGATGCAGTTTTTCATTCTTCTCGTCGGGGTAATGGTTTTCGTGTATTACCAATACAATCCTTCCCCATTGAATTTCAATCCTTCTTCAACCGAAAAAGTAATGAATTCGGACTATGCGAACGACTATAAATTATTGGAAGAAGAACAGCGTAATCTGGAAATCGAGAAAAGAATCGCCCAGAACAAGTTTTCAGGAGCCTTGGAATTGAAGGATTACAACGAAATTGAGGCGGCCAAGATGCATATTATCGAGATCAATAAGAAGGATCGTACCAATCGGGACAACGCCAAAGCCCTTATCACAAAGGCCGATGATACCGCAGAAACCAATGATAAGGATTATGTATTCATCCATTTTATCCTGAACAACCTACCACGTGGACTTATTGGGCTCCTCCTGGCGGTCATTCTTTCGGCGGCTATGTCTTCGACAGCCTCGGAACTGAATGCCTTGGGTACTATAACCGCTTTGGATGTCTACAAGCGAAATAAAGGAAAAATAGATTTGGGTGAAAAACATTATGTGCTGGCCTCAAAAGGCTTTACGCTCTTATGGGGTATTATCGCGATTTTGATTGCCTGCGTTGCTAATCTATTCGACAACCTGATCCAACTGGTGAATATTATCGGCTCGGTATTCTACGGCAATGTGCTCGGTATTTTCTTGTTGGCATTCTTCCTTAAATTCGTCAAGGGTAATGCGGTATTCTTTGCCGCAATACTTACACAGTTGATCATTTTTATCGTCTTCTACTTCCTCATCTTCATCTACCCGGCAGGAGAAGAGAAACTAGGTTATTTGTGGTTAAATGCCCTAGGATCTGTACTTGTGATTCTTTTGGCTATTGCTTTCGAAGGATTGGACCGGATGTTGGGCAAACCCCCGGCGGAAGCCAAATAG